A window of the Thunnus albacares chromosome 15, fThuAlb1.1, whole genome shotgun sequence genome harbors these coding sequences:
- the exd1 gene encoding piRNA biogenesis protein EXD1 isoform X1 — MVVGDVEFLNILKGKRIKLTLKTASYLGVLQRINPNKTLILADVVSGSNGCKFPGSKMFFGHEILNVEFTNEANTDNGNIHEHKLEDHLTVKKFQPYRKTITLDDDDEDDEEYINFVVIDEFHEKFGPAVMHIKRQHVIGVGVDGVEVFQHGRLCWLQIATKNKVYLFDILLLGARAFKNGLSMILESKHILKVIHDCRAIAGCLITQFGVKLTNVFDTQVADVMYFYSETGGFLPNRVSTLQEVVSLHLKVPSSQLLSLQMKSQLTKEETEMWYKRPCPVPLLKVMALSVIHLQPLRLILLDALMTDYMVLVDSYLNSSHYAPDELGHVSMESVLELPRELRQLEQMRCNRQQWAADHYPVTEQGLLARFNPQTTKTPSKISPAADTKPDSFEPATVESPSSTHVDCLLHQPLTRVTDVSSAQSVDDPTAQDPVPAATVSDLRKQMSVSPLSLGIGRGRTEVQMETVGRGRRSSIRALPAIGRGFLLQIPPSQIPRGSTGDMKAPGRMEVAHSCLKPSQAGMLQPDTSAIDLFKDTFGLRGGSSSQSLSSSLRQSFTSFRY; from the exons ATGGTTGTGGGCGACGTCGAGTTCCTGAATATCCTCAAAGGGAAACGCATCAAACTGACCCTCAAGACTGCTTCTTACCTCGGCGTCCTCCAACGTATCAACCCCAACAAAACGCTGATTTTGGCGGACG TTGTAAGTGGCAGTAATGGGTGTAAATTTCCTGGATCGAAAATGTTCTTTGGGCATGAGATTCTCAATG TGGAATTTACCAATGAAGCAAACACTGACAATGG AAACATTCATGAGCACAAACTTGAAGACCACTTGACTGTGAAAAAGTTTCAGCCATACAGGAAGACAATCACATTGG atgatgatgatgaagatgatgaggagTATATCAACTTTGTAGTCATTGACGAGTTTCATGAGAAGTTTGGACCTGCT GTGATGCACATCAAGAGGCAGCATGTGATTGGTGTCGGAGTTGATGGAGTCGAGGTATTTCAGCATGGGAGACTGTGTTGGCTGCAG ATTGCCACTAAAAACAAGGTATACCTATTTGATATCCTGTTACTTGGAGCCCGGGCCTTTAAGAATGGTCTCTCCATGATCCTAGAAAGTAAGCACATACTAAAG GTCATTCATGACTGCAGAGCAATTGCTGGATGTCTGATTACTCAATTTGGAGTAAAGTTAACCAACGTCTTTGACACACAG GTGGCAGATGTCATGTACTTCTACTCTGAAACAGGAGGTTTCCTCCCCAACAGAGTCAGTACTCTCCAGGAGGTGGTGAGTCTCCATCTGAAGGTGCCCTCCTCCCAGCTCTTATCCCTGCAGATGAAGTCACAGCTCACCAAG gaggaaacagagaTGTGGTACAAGCGTCCATGTCCCGTACCCCTGCTGAAGGTGATGGCTCTGTCAGTGATCCACCTGCAGCCTCTCAGACTGATACTGCTGGATGCTCTCATGACTGACTACATGGTCCTGGTGGATTCCTACCTCAACAGCAGCCACTACGCGCCTGATGAATTAGGGCATGTAAGCATG GAAAGTGTGTTGGAGTTGCCCAGAGAACTCCGGCAGCTGGAGCAAATGCGTTGCAATCGGCAGCAGTGGGCTGCAGACCACTACCCTGTCACAGAGCAGGGGCTGCTGGCACGCTTCAATCCCCAAACAACTAAGACTCCATCCAAGATCTCACCTGCAGCAGACACAAAGCCAGACTCCTTTGAACCTGCAACTGTGGAATCACCTTCATCAACACATGTGGACTGTCTCCTTCACCAGCCACTCACAAGAGTCACTGATGTATCCTCTGCTCAGTCTGTGGATGACCCAACAGCTCAGGATCCAGTCCCTGCTGCCACTGTGTCAGATCTCAGGAAACAAATGTCAGTCAGTCCCCTGTCTCTAGGTATAGGCAGAGGACGCACAGAGGTACAGATGGAAACAGTGGGTAGAGGAAGGCGGTCATCCATTCGGGCCTTACCTGCGATAGGAAGAGGCTTTCTTCTCCAAATACCACCAAGTCAGATCCCCAGAGGGAGCACTGGGGACATGAAAGCTCCTGGTAGGATGGAGGTGGCTCATTCATGCCTTAAGCCCTCTCAAGCAGGAATGCTCCAGCCTGACACCAGTGCTATTGACTTGTTTAAGGACACTTTTGGCTTGAGAGGAGGCAGTTCCTCACAGTCCCTCTCATCCTCACTGAGGCAGTCATTCACGTCTTTCAGATATTGA
- the exd1 gene encoding piRNA biogenesis protein EXD1 isoform X2 produces the protein MGVNFLDRKCSLGMRFSMVLVKTQCAGSGLETVRFNILHRNIHEHKLEDHLTVKKFQPYRKTITLDDDDEDDEEYINFVVIDEFHEKFGPAVMHIKRQHVIGVGVDGVEVFQHGRLCWLQIATKNKVYLFDILLLGARAFKNGLSMILESKHILKVIHDCRAIAGCLITQFGVKLTNVFDTQVADVMYFYSETGGFLPNRVSTLQEVVSLHLKVPSSQLLSLQMKSQLTKEETEMWYKRPCPVPLLKVMALSVIHLQPLRLILLDALMTDYMVLVDSYLNSSHYAPDELGHVSMESVLELPRELRQLEQMRCNRQQWAADHYPVTEQGLLARFNPQTTKTPSKISPAADTKPDSFEPATVESPSSTHVDCLLHQPLTRVTDVSSAQSVDDPTAQDPVPAATVSDLRKQMSVSPLSLGIGRGRTEVQMETVGRGRRSSIRALPAIGRGFLLQIPPSQIPRGSTGDMKAPGRMEVAHSCLKPSQAGMLQPDTSAIDLFKDTFGLRGGSSSQSLSSSLRQSFTSFRY, from the exons ATGGGTGTAAATTTCCTGGATCGAAAATGTTCTTTGGGCATGAGATTCTCAATG GTACTGGTAAAAACACAATGTGCTGGCTCTGGCTTAGAAACTGTAAGATTTAATATATTGCACAGAAACATTCATGAGCACAAACTTGAAGACCACTTGACTGTGAAAAAGTTTCAGCCATACAGGAAGACAATCACATTGG atgatgatgatgaagatgatgaggagTATATCAACTTTGTAGTCATTGACGAGTTTCATGAGAAGTTTGGACCTGCT GTGATGCACATCAAGAGGCAGCATGTGATTGGTGTCGGAGTTGATGGAGTCGAGGTATTTCAGCATGGGAGACTGTGTTGGCTGCAG ATTGCCACTAAAAACAAGGTATACCTATTTGATATCCTGTTACTTGGAGCCCGGGCCTTTAAGAATGGTCTCTCCATGATCCTAGAAAGTAAGCACATACTAAAG GTCATTCATGACTGCAGAGCAATTGCTGGATGTCTGATTACTCAATTTGGAGTAAAGTTAACCAACGTCTTTGACACACAG GTGGCAGATGTCATGTACTTCTACTCTGAAACAGGAGGTTTCCTCCCCAACAGAGTCAGTACTCTCCAGGAGGTGGTGAGTCTCCATCTGAAGGTGCCCTCCTCCCAGCTCTTATCCCTGCAGATGAAGTCACAGCTCACCAAG gaggaaacagagaTGTGGTACAAGCGTCCATGTCCCGTACCCCTGCTGAAGGTGATGGCTCTGTCAGTGATCCACCTGCAGCCTCTCAGACTGATACTGCTGGATGCTCTCATGACTGACTACATGGTCCTGGTGGATTCCTACCTCAACAGCAGCCACTACGCGCCTGATGAATTAGGGCATGTAAGCATG GAAAGTGTGTTGGAGTTGCCCAGAGAACTCCGGCAGCTGGAGCAAATGCGTTGCAATCGGCAGCAGTGGGCTGCAGACCACTACCCTGTCACAGAGCAGGGGCTGCTGGCACGCTTCAATCCCCAAACAACTAAGACTCCATCCAAGATCTCACCTGCAGCAGACACAAAGCCAGACTCCTTTGAACCTGCAACTGTGGAATCACCTTCATCAACACATGTGGACTGTCTCCTTCACCAGCCACTCACAAGAGTCACTGATGTATCCTCTGCTCAGTCTGTGGATGACCCAACAGCTCAGGATCCAGTCCCTGCTGCCACTGTGTCAGATCTCAGGAAACAAATGTCAGTCAGTCCCCTGTCTCTAGGTATAGGCAGAGGACGCACAGAGGTACAGATGGAAACAGTGGGTAGAGGAAGGCGGTCATCCATTCGGGCCTTACCTGCGATAGGAAGAGGCTTTCTTCTCCAAATACCACCAAGTCAGATCCCCAGAGGGAGCACTGGGGACATGAAAGCTCCTGGTAGGATGGAGGTGGCTCATTCATGCCTTAAGCCCTCTCAAGCAGGAATGCTCCAGCCTGACACCAGTGCTATTGACTTGTTTAAGGACACTTTTGGCTTGAGAGGAGGCAGTTCCTCACAGTCCCTCTCATCCTCACTGAGGCAGTCATTCACGTCTTTCAGATATTGA